From Acidobacteriota bacterium, one genomic window encodes:
- the polA gene encoding DNA polymerase I, with amino-acid sequence ASLAAMERERGGEEAEDLAARFEAAAGLAARGTVPARELKKILAKLGQKTQPKAWLAVAANEEALDLSRRLVRVRTDAPVTLDLEAMRPGHPDVAAALALFRRLGFRRLVEELEQEPSAAVPEPPALTVREPADGREAAALLRALRRAERIGVAVAAVPGQGRGSPPEGVALSAAAGEAVYIPLAGRRVPRALPALLGAEGPPKVGHDLKEAMHRLAEADLDLGGLAFDTMLAGALLEPSARERSAEDLAARVLGERVRRPPPPRKGGQASLAEVDGSGAPNASGAEAAVLLPLADELARRLDEHGLTDLFREIEMPLVPVLWRMERHGIRLDRARLAELSERLGREIARLEGEIHALAGHPFNVNSPAQLRKVLFEELKLSPTGRRTVKTRAHSTGQEALEALALEHELPAKVLEYRELAKLKSTYVDALPQFVSERTGRLHTRFHQLGAATGRLSSSDPNLQNIPVRTELGRTIRAAFVPEPGWKFLSADYSQMELRILAHLAGDERLAEAFRKDLDIHRYTASLVFGVPLEEVTPEMRSRAKAVNFGIIYGMSEFRLAREQKMTREEARAFIDAYFERYPDVKRYIDGVIAEVKQTGEVRTLFGRVRFFPELTGAAGGRRLSHAVREQLLRQAVNTTVQGSAADIVKMAMVRVARRLESGGFRSRLLLQVHDELLIEVPSEEVAPVARLVREEMESVARLDVPLKVDIGTADNWAETH; translated from the coding sequence CCTGGCTGGCGGTGGCGGCCAACGAGGAGGCGCTGGATCTGTCGCGCCGGCTGGTCCGGGTGCGCACCGACGCGCCGGTCACGCTCGACCTCGAGGCGATGCGCCCCGGACATCCGGACGTGGCGGCGGCGCTTGCGCTGTTTCGGCGGCTCGGCTTCCGGCGGCTGGTCGAGGAACTCGAACAGGAGCCGTCGGCCGCCGTCCCGGAGCCCCCGGCGCTCACCGTCCGCGAGCCGGCGGACGGTCGCGAGGCGGCGGCGCTCCTGCGGGCGCTCCGCCGGGCGGAGCGCATCGGCGTCGCGGTCGCCGCGGTTCCCGGCCAGGGACGCGGCTCGCCTCCCGAAGGGGTGGCCCTCTCCGCGGCGGCGGGGGAGGCCGTCTACATCCCGCTCGCCGGCCGCCGGGTCCCGCGCGCCCTGCCGGCGCTTCTGGGCGCGGAAGGGCCGCCGAAGGTGGGGCACGACCTCAAGGAGGCGATGCACCGGCTCGCGGAGGCCGATCTCGATCTCGGGGGCCTCGCGTTCGACACGATGCTCGCCGGCGCGCTGCTCGAGCCGTCGGCGCGGGAGCGTTCGGCGGAGGATCTCGCCGCGCGCGTTCTCGGAGAACGGGTGCGGCGCCCGCCGCCGCCGCGGAAGGGGGGCCAGGCGAGCCTCGCCGAGGTGGACGGCTCCGGCGCCCCGAACGCGAGCGGGGCCGAGGCGGCCGTCCTGCTGCCTCTCGCCGACGAGCTGGCACGGCGCCTCGACGAGCACGGGCTGACCGATCTGTTCCGGGAGATCGAGATGCCGCTCGTGCCGGTCCTGTGGCGGATGGAGCGGCACGGGATCCGGCTCGACCGCGCGAGGCTCGCCGAGCTCTCCGAGCGGCTGGGTCGCGAGATCGCCCGCCTCGAGGGCGAGATCCATGCCCTGGCCGGACACCCCTTCAACGTGAACTCGCCCGCGCAGCTCCGGAAGGTCCTGTTCGAGGAACTCAAGCTCTCTCCCACGGGGCGGCGCACCGTGAAGACGCGGGCCCACTCGACGGGGCAGGAGGCGCTCGAGGCCCTCGCGCTCGAGCACGAGCTGCCGGCGAAGGTTCTCGAGTACCGCGAGCTGGCGAAGCTGAAGAGCACCTACGTCGACGCCCTGCCGCAGTTCGTCTCGGAGCGCACCGGGCGCCTCCACACGCGGTTCCATCAGCTCGGTGCCGCCACCGGACGCCTTTCGTCCAGCGATCCGAACCTGCAGAACATCCCGGTGCGAACCGAGCTGGGCCGCACCATCCGGGCGGCCTTCGTCCCCGAGCCCGGATGGAAGTTCCTCTCGGCCGACTACTCGCAGATGGAGCTGCGGATCCTCGCGCACCTCGCCGGGGACGAGCGGCTCGCCGAGGCGTTCCGCAAGGATCTCGACATCCACCGATACACCGCGTCGCTCGTCTTCGGCGTGCCCCTCGAGGAGGTCACCCCGGAGATGCGATCGCGCGCCAAGGCGGTCAACTTCGGCATCATCTACGGGATGTCCGAGTTCCGGCTGGCCCGCGAGCAGAAGATGACCCGCGAGGAGGCGCGGGCCTTCATCGACGCCTACTTCGAGCGCTATCCCGACGTCAAGCGCTACATCGACGGGGTGATCGCCGAGGTGAAGCAGACGGGGGAGGTGCGGACGCTGTTCGGAAGGGTCCGTTTCTTCCCGGAGCTGACGGGAGCGGCCGGGGGGCGGCGTCTGAGCCACGCCGTCCGGGAGCAGCTTCTCCGCCAGGCGGTGAACACCACCGTGCAGGGCTCCGCGGCGGACATTGTCAAGATGGCGATGGTCCGGGTCGCCCGGCGCCTCGAATCCGGAGGTTTCCGCAGCCGTTTGCTCTTGCAGGTTCACGACGAGCTGTTGATCGAAGTACCCTCGGAGGAGGTCGCGCCCGTCGCCCGGCTCGTGCGCGAGGAGATGGAATCGGTGGCGCGGCTCGACGTGCCGCTCAAGGTTGACATCGGGACGGCCGATAACTGGGCGGAGACGCACTGA